TCTCTAATATATGAATTTTCTAATGTATATACTCTGTAAATTGATTTACTACAAACTAAAATGCAAGTCTCCATAGATAATTTTCCAAGAATCTTCTGTGAACAGTAgtaatgaatatatattggAATATAACTTTGTGTATTAAATATGCAATCCTTTCTATAATTCTGTATAATTTCATGAGATTTGCTCCAATTTTGTTCAGAGTCTTTAACAAATTCTAAAGTCTCTTTTAAACTTTCGTTTTCATCACCACCtttatttttgttcttTTGTTTATCTTTTTTAGAATTGATTTGAgataattctaatttacCATGAACTATcttgtaaatattaatcCAAACCTTTCTCCAAAATATGACACTTATTTTTCGATAATTTGTATTGCAAAAGAGTTTATCCTGcatattaatgaaatcaAGATACCTACATAGTGTCATTTTTCTTAAACAATATAAATGATAATCGTATTGATCAGTCTTCATAATTTCCATTGAGTCCAATAATCTTAAATAATGATCAAAAGTCATCACATAGCCATCGATActtgaatcaaataattccaGGCTCTTCACAACCCTTTTTTCATACCAGATCATTtgcaaatttttaatttctgttTCATTTGAGGGTACAACTTCGCTTTCTTTTGACTTTGATTGATCAGATATACGCGTcataaatttctttaataattcctTAGCCTCGTTAAAATCTCCATTTTCCAAACAAGCACAAATTGTACGAGTATTAAGGTACCTGTCATTTATATCCATTAATCTCGCATGATCAATTGCATTAGTTGCTTCATCAAACCTATAAAGATGTTTTAAAAGTCTTCGTTTAATGTTAAACGTATCAGGTTTTTTATCGTCTAATTTCAAAgctttttcaatataatttaatccTTCTAATGAAAGGCCCATGCAATCCAAATGTtgagaatatattaaatacaGAGTAATCAATTCATCTTTATCAGCTTCGCCTTTTTCATATAAATTTTCATATTCACTtacaatattattcaattctGAATGAATcaagaatttctttttactatccaatttaattaagtaaccaattaatgattttaagGCAGTAATTCTGCTCTTAAGTTTACTTTTTAAGTAACTTCTAAACTTTCTAAGAAATTCTTCTCCATTTGAAAATGCTAATTCTATCCTTAAAATAGTATCACTATTGGGAAACTGGGACTTCTTTTCCTGGAAAAACTGTTCAATCTTTCTCAAAGAATTTTCATATTCGACCTTTTTTTCTGCTAATTCAGAATCttcataaataataaactcCAGAACAGGATTTGTAATATTACTGGATGCTTTATAGCCATAATCacattcaatttcttttgaatttaatctTTTATGTTCCAAATGCTTAtttcttccaatattatcattagtTAGCAAAGGAAAGTATATTATACCAGATGTACCTCTTGTGTGGAAAAAGTTTGATCCTATGCTACATATTGGAATAACAGCTTCATTTCCAGATGAGACACTTTCATCTTCACTTTCTTGAAGCCTAAATCCTTTGATTTGGTGAGCTGGTAAATGTGGAGGGGATAATACCACATTATTTAGAGATTTATTTGTAATCATACAGCCAAATAAAGCATAATCATCATCTGGATAAAGCTCTAGAAGATTATTAAAACATTCAGAACACTCTTTAgtataattttgattacATTTGACCAAAAGATTCCCCATTATATTGTAGTAATCAGTCTTGTCAAGAATAAACTCTTTGTTTGATCTTAAAAAGTTATAAGCTTgttgatatttttttccatCTAATAATACTCTCACAAAGTATAAAAGTAGTTCGGATCTTTGAAATGGTTCTAAAAATGAGAATAATACTCCATAATTGTTTTCATCTAGAGATGTCCTTTTTGAATGAATATTACCATTTTCTGAGGAACCAAACTGATCAATAGAAAGTAAACAATTAATTGCTGAGTTAATATACCCACAAAAATGATTACCAAGTGCAGAGGCTATCCAATTTGTTCTGATATCAGGGCGAATTCTCTTGATCTCGTTTCTGATATCTCTAAAGCCTTGGTAATTTCGTATTTGAATAAGACATGTTGCCAAATCTCTTAAAACTACCAAATCTTCTTTGTCAAACTTTAAAGCTGTCTTAAAACATTTGATTGCCTCATTGTAATCAAAATCACCTTTATATAATGTTCCAAGACAATGCCAACTCATTGGGTTCCTCATATTCTGTTTTATTGCTTCTTTTGCACATTCATATGCTTCTTTATGTTTCTCGTCCTTACTCTCAGGATGCATTGCACCTAATATAAAAGCTTTCATAGACAACAAATCTCCTTGTTTTGGATACTTTTTCAACATTGTCTCAGTAAGCTTTAGTGATCGCTTATATATTCTTTGATCATATAGTTGAACAATATTCTTAAACTGTTGCTGGTCTCTTGTACTAAGAGTGGCAAGATTTGGAATTTCCTTACTCATCTTTTTTCCCCtacttttctttctttcacTCTCTCACGGAATTTTAGTTTTTAAGTATCCAATTATGCCAATTAAATGTGAATatagaatttaatttctgatTAAATATGACTAATAAATTGTTTCAGAACTAGCAAACAATGATCTTCCTTATTCTAAAATATTACATAGAAACTCTTTGCAAAATTGAGTTTAAGAGAATcacaatattaatatttccaattgCTCTTCAAATTTCACTCTTTTATAGTTAATGTCAATTTTACACTTCCAAAACTTTTTTTGCAAACCCCCAACCACACTTCAACAGGTGCCGCCAATTATagctatttttttttcatgtTAATGAGttgtaatttaaaaaatgtattttaAACCAAGTAAGTTTGGGCGGGTTCATGTgagaatttaattaaaaggCTTTAAGAAGTTAATAAAAGCTTGCAGTGGTTTCTTAATTTGCAGGTATTATAGTCCGTGGAATTAATGATCACGTTAGCAGAAGAGTGAGTAGCCAGTCAAATTCTTTAGTTTAATACTTGTTAAATTGCAAACGAAAATCAAGCTGTGATGTTTGAAAAGATTTTTGACAGATATTCGAAAGGTATATATAAAGTTATTGATACTTGTGCAAGTTTACTATATTGGTCTTTAAGAGTAACAAGGTATTTCTTTCCACTGACTATTGCTTTAGTATTGTTAAGTTTTACGATCTTCAGTTTAACATGGATACTTTATCTTGGATTTTATTGGTATTGGATACCTCCAAAATCTATTTCATTCccaataaattttgatttccAAAATAAGTACTTTTCTCAATTAATACCAGATAACTACTTGTATAGCGACCAATCCTTTAATAAGTTCTCAAATTCAGCTCCAGGCTTATCCCAAAGGAATTACCAAGACAATGTATATAATAACTTTATAAACAGTAATGAATTATCTAGGCAGCTAATGTATGAACAATCTGAAGCCTCTGCCATTCTgaactttaataatattacttggAGGTACAAGAATGTTGGTAATAAAAGATATTCAATCACCAATAAGAGCTTATTTAACCAAACGCACTTTCTTGAAAATACTGACATTTCCACTGAAAAAAATGGTGATATTAGTACTGGAACTCTGAGTTATTTCTTATACTTGAAGGATTATTGGTCTTCTAAAGCTTATAATTTTGTTACATTTAACTGGTaccaaagaaaaaagtacTATAAAGGGATTGACGAGGGAATTAATCGAATAATTCACAAACATGTTGACTCTAGATTTGGAAATAGGATGAATTCGGAAATCCTTGGAAACgaaattgatattattgttgAGCTTTTTTACTTCCCAAGtcaatataatattaatatttctccTTTTCAAATTTCTCTGGATTTAATCCAATGCTTAGAACCAAATATCAATCTTAACCTCGGAAGTGATattcataataataactctTCAAAAATCCTGGCTAGTTTCAAGAAAACATCCACTATTGAGTACTTACCACAAGTTGTCTTaagatttaaagaataCATTTCTATCATTCCGTCTCTGCTTGGCCTACAAATCAACTCCTTAGGACTCGGACTTGAAAACAAAATCAGTGTCAAACTTGTTGAGAACTTTCCT
This Cryptosporidium parvum Iowa II chromosome 7, whole genome shotgun sequence DNA region includes the following protein-coding sequences:
- a CDS encoding protein with 2 possible TPR domains, possible n-terminal acetyltransferase codes for the protein ESERKKSRGKKMSKEIPNLATLSTRDQQQFKNIVQLYDQRIYKRSLKLTETMLKKYPKQGDLLSMKAFILGAMHPESKDEKHKEAYECAKEAIKQNMRNPMSWHCLGTLYKGDFDYNEAIKCFKTALKFDKEDLVVLRDLATCLIQIRNYQGFRDIRNEIKRIRPDIRTNWIASALGNHFCGYINSAINCLLSIDQFGSSENGNIHSKRTSLDENNYGVLFSFLEPFQRSELLLYFVRVLLDGKKYQQAYNFLRSNKEFILDKTDYYNIMGNLLVKCNQNYTKECSECFNNLLELYPDDDYALFGCMITNKSLNNVVLSPPHLPAHQIKGFRLQESEDESVSSGNEAVIPICSIGSNFFHTRGTSGIIYFPLLTNDNIGRNKHLEHKRLNSKEIECDYGYKASSNITNPVLEFIIYEDSELAEKKVEYENSLRKIEQFFQEKKSQFPNSDTILRIELAFSNGEEFLRKFRSYLKSKLKSRITALKSLIGYLIKLDSKKKFLIHSELNNIVSEYENLYEKGEADKDELITLYLIYSQHLDCMGLSLEGLNYIEKALKLDDKKPDTFNIKRRLLKHLYRFDEATNAIDHARLMDINDRYLNTRTICACLENGDFNEAKELLKKFMTRISDQSKSKESEVVPSNETEIKNLQMIWYEKRVVKSLELFDSSIDGYVMTFDHYLRLLDSMEIMKTDQYDYHLYCLRKMTLCRYLDFINMQDKLFCNTNYRKISVIFWRKVWINIYKIVHGKLELSQINSKKDKQKNKNKGGDENESLKETLEFVKDSEQNWSKSHEIIQNYRKDCIFNTQSYIPIYIHYYCSQKILGKLSMETCILVCSKSIYRVYTLENSYIRENQIGVFPILLTHFYTKIFNNMKNGIDNISTEYRNNILDAIIKQLQIFTGIENLNIDNINTHFQNYISSMNFNNINDIESLCNLVKISIITGTFNNIESYLDNFDNIDNLNKFSGIFNKQIINLVKLLIIRSIISSNSDTESLNLNSSNFSIENYSFSKSKLLNKIINSYDINSRKFVTTYNQQNHEHKFMLQVKYLKDQISKEIIEISNLPILALSI